The following are from one region of the Methanobrevibacter sp. genome:
- a CDS encoding 4Fe-4S binding protein, whose translation MILMIDSYTKTPRPIRDVDIEYSIDQSKCDICVDKPCLASCPIEAILLDPVDGHTKINSTCFGCVLCRNACPYDAITIHKHMAPPIKENVPNINSKLCKACGACVQACKTGAIHINATGSGEAHSEIDPEKCIRCGYCFRVCPTDAIKYGELIPKTVKGGKAIVIRENDCIGCMTCTRVCPSMGAIEVSKTSRLPYINPSYCARCEECMHSCPSGAIKYSSRKRAFSTYADIKYFDIVSEIVNKDMKKLSFNIVGLNDVLSNIANNLMLQFDDEPAVEYREVEVSKILIEKELGLVLDSSIEVDKFGNILDSKLVKRHIDVMASKCIACGECLNVCPVSAIRLNPPNPIEIQDNCVYCGLCADICKFDAIKVYDDYYYSKDDNLYFARRYVDGKRKGNFSLSDCKCQVCTICVKNCPTATLSCEDEKILFDEPKCIYCRECEQICPVDAIVIKFDEE comes from the coding sequence CTGATATTAATGATTGATAGTTATACAAAGACTCCAAGACCAATTAGGGATGTGGATATTGAATATTCAATAGATCAAAGTAAATGTGATATTTGCGTAGACAAGCCATGTCTTGCCTCTTGTCCTATTGAAGCGATATTGCTTGATCCTGTTGATGGCCATACTAAAATCAACAGTACATGTTTTGGTTGTGTATTATGTCGTAATGCATGTCCTTATGATGCAATTACAATTCATAAGCATATGGCTCCACCAATCAAAGAAAACGTTCCAAACATTAATTCTAAATTATGTAAGGCTTGTGGGGCATGTGTGCAGGCTTGTAAAACTGGTGCTATTCATATTAATGCCACAGGCTCTGGAGAAGCCCACAGTGAAATAGATCCTGAAAAGTGTATTCGTTGTGGATATTGCTTCAGGGTATGTCCTACAGATGCAATCAAGTATGGTGAGCTAATTCCAAAAACTGTAAAGGGTGGAAAAGCTATTGTTATTCGTGAAAATGATTGTATTGGGTGCATGACATGTACTCGTGTTTGTCCATCCATGGGAGCAATCGAGGTTAGTAAAACAAGCAGATTGCCTTATATCAATCCATCTTATTGTGCTAGATGTGAGGAATGTATGCATTCCTGTCCTTCTGGAGCTATTAAATACTCTTCACGTAAAAGGGCTTTTTCAACTTATGCTGACATTAAATACTTTGATATTGTTTCTGAAATTGTTAATAAAGACATGAAAAAGCTTTCTTTCAATATTGTGGGCCTTAATGATGTTTTATCAAACATTGCAAATAATTTGATGTTGCAGTTTGATGATGAGCCTGCTGTGGAATATAGGGAAGTGGAAGTTTCTAAAATATTGATAGAAAAAGAATTGGGATTGGTTCTTGATAGCAGTATTGAAGTGGATAAATTTGGAAATATTCTTGACAGCAAGCTTGTTAAAAGACATATTGATGTCATGGCTTCAAAATGTATTGCATGTGGTGAATGTTTAAATGTCTGTCCTGTATCTGCAATTAGGTTAAACCCTCCAAATCCTATTGAAATTCAGGACAACTGTGTTTACTGTGGTTTATGTGCAGATATTTGTAAATTTGATGCTATTAAGGTTTATGATGACTATTATTACAGCAAAGACGATAATCTCTACTTTGCCCGTCGTTATGTTGACGGAAAAAGGAAAGGCAATTTCTCATTGTCTGATTGCAAATGCCAAGTCTGTACAATCTGTGTTAAAAATTGTCCAACTGCTACACTTTCCTGCGAGGATGAAAAAATCCTCTTTGATGAACCTAAGTGTATTTATTGTAGGGAATGTGAACAGATATGTCCTGTGGACGCCATTGTTATAAAGTTTGATGAAGAATAA
- a CDS encoding formylmethanofuran--tetrahydromethanopterin N-formyltransferase — MDYSHVEDTYFEAFEGKYVRALITAPNMEILKKAAYDSTATPSAVIGRVEGGVEGFLPKSETPDGRYGAVVQYWLGGDDVDKFAFELSYRLRQDILVKPFTRVFDYADKVSDEYIEMMDIVGHCGDGYEWIIEKYNRRMINVPIAVPDFQIEEKFTLNDGIMGANFWYLCSTQEAVLRAGKKALDAIMAVEGATTPFDVCSAASKPETNFPEIGPTTNHVYCPSLKDRLGEESKVPNDINYIPEIVINATDEKAMKEAVKAGIDAVLEFEGVLAVSAGNYDGKLGDKIYNLLDLLK; from the coding sequence ATGGATTATAGTCACGTGGAAGACACTTATTTCGAAGCTTTTGAAGGAAAATATGTAAGGGCATTAATAACTGCTCCAAATATGGAAATTTTAAAAAAGGCAGCTTATGATTCAACTGCAACTCCAAGTGCGGTAATTGGTAGAGTTGAAGGTGGAGTTGAAGGGTTTTTACCGAAAAGTGAAACTCCTGACGGCCGTTATGGTGCAGTAGTGCAATACTGGCTCGGTGGAGATGATGTGGATAAATTCGCATTTGAATTATCTTATAGATTAAGGCAGGATATTCTTGTAAAACCGTTCACACGTGTTTTTGATTATGCCGATAAGGTTTCTGACGAATATATTGAAATGATGGATATTGTGGGCCACTGTGGAGATGGCTACGAATGGATTATTGAAAAATACAATAGGAGAATGATTAACGTTCCGATTGCAGTTCCTGACTTCCAAATCGAAGAGAAATTCACATTGAATGATGGGATTATGGGCGCTAACTTCTGGTATTTGTGTTCAACACAGGAAGCGGTTTTAAGAGCAGGTAAAAAGGCTCTTGATGCGATAATGGCTGTGGAAGGAGCTACAACTCCATTTGACGTATGTTCTGCAGCTTCAAAACCGGAGACTAATTTCCCGGAAATCGGACCAACCACAAACCATGTTTACTGTCCGTCATTGAAGGATAGACTTGGAGAGGAGTCCAAGGTGCCTAATGATATTAATTACATCCCTGAAATCGTAATTAACGCAACTGACGAAAAGGCAATGAAAGAAGCTGTAAAGGCAGGTATTGATGCTGTTTTAGAATTTGAAGGCGTCCTTGCAGTATCTGCAGGTAATTATGACGGTAAACTTGGAGATAAAATTTATAATTTACTTGATTTGTTAAAATAG
- a CDS encoding 4Fe-4S binding protein, with product MSSLIWYIYDFARKAWVDKFSNAYTRQNIMDKPQRFRDFPKVNKEYCIACGACTASCPSPHAIILVRDEDGEEGQGLTYPVINNGACIRCGFCAEVCPTDPKTLECGENHLIKPEFNIIPSKRQYIVDDYLCIRCKKCMKTCPVNAISVVDDRIVVDQLKCIHCNECVDVCPVEGAMKAVIVDNLQDQKDLIALVVTFLENFIESKTDDLRSLKKDSLLQYEVPITEIWDQALEIIPDGEIAMEIIRKAVNRMKIRIIDWDSEKCKKCQLCIPECPTDAISFDEENDIVVRDSEKCLRCSICYQTCPFSVIKYFLAKFALEQNEDGDEVIYVSVRNSNLSNDIVVD from the coding sequence ATGTCTTCTCTAATTTGGTACATTTATGATTTTGCAAGAAAGGCATGGGTGGATAAGTTTTCCAATGCATACACTCGTCAAAATATTATGGATAAACCTCAAAGGTTCAGAGATTTTCCAAAGGTTAATAAGGAGTACTGTATAGCTTGTGGTGCATGTACTGCTTCATGTCCGTCTCCTCATGCAATTATCCTTGTCAGGGATGAAGACGGCGAAGAAGGACAAGGACTTACCTATCCTGTCATTAATAATGGGGCATGCATTCGTTGTGGTTTTTGTGCTGAAGTTTGTCCAACCGATCCTAAAACATTGGAATGTGGTGAAAATCATCTTATTAAGCCGGAATTCAACATAATTCCTTCCAAAAGACAGTACATAGTTGATGATTATCTTTGCATTAGATGTAAAAAATGTATGAAAACATGTCCTGTTAATGCAATATCTGTTGTGGATGACAGAATTGTAGTGGATCAACTTAAATGTATTCATTGTAATGAATGTGTTGATGTTTGTCCTGTGGAAGGTGCAATGAAAGCAGTAATTGTGGATAATTTGCAAGATCAAAAAGATTTAATTGCTCTTGTTGTGACTTTCTTGGAGAACTTTATTGAATCCAAAACTGATGATTTAAGAAGCCTTAAAAAGGATTCATTATTGCAATATGAAGTTCCAATCACTGAAATTTGGGATCAGGCACTGGAGATAATTCCTGATGGTGAAATTGCTATGGAAATTATTAGGAAAGCAGTTAATAGAATGAAAATAAGGATTATTGATTGGGATTCTGAAAAATGTAAAAAATGTCAATTATGTATTCCTGAATGTCCTACTGATGCAATTAGTTTCGATGAAGAAAATGATATTGTTGTTAGGGACTCTGAAAAATGTTTAAGATGTAGTATTTGTTATCAGACCTGTCCTTTTTCAGTTATTAAGTATTTCCTGGCTAAATTTGCACTTGAACAGAATGAAGATGGTGATGAAGTAATTTACGTTAGTGTAAGAAATTCTAATTTATCTAATGATATTGTGGTGGACTGA
- a CDS encoding nickel-dependent hydrogenase large subunit: MILPIGPIHPGLKEPLRLKLQTEGERVIKAEIEYGYVHRGIEKIIEGKNWQKAIYLCERVCGICSYEHTQTFAESIERISGVQAPLRAQFLRVITNELDRIQSHLLANSTFFKCLDHETLFMQVLDMREYIMDSIELLTGNRVNMGWNVVGGVKMDADERFFNPILENLKIVEKQLPLTRELYAEGPVVALRSKDVGKMTKKEAIKGRAVGPIGRGSGIKYDFREEHYTYKDHFDFKPIWRKEGDNYARTLNRFDEIPESISLIRQAIDNMPKGDIRTPVDIKTGFVTHKNEAPRGEVTYMVETNGNLIKNISIRTPSISNIDACAKYMLKDVATIADAVATYASSDPCIACAERVAITNEHNQTVKKDLFEVI; encoded by the coding sequence ATGATATTACCTATTGGACCAATTCATCCAGGTTTAAAAGAACCTTTAAGGCTTAAACTTCAAACTGAAGGTGAAAGGGTCATTAAAGCTGAAATTGAATATGGTTATGTTCATAGAGGAATTGAGAAAATAATTGAAGGTAAAAATTGGCAAAAAGCTATTTATTTATGTGAAAGGGTATGCGGTATCTGTTCTTATGAACACACTCAGACTTTCGCAGAATCAATTGAAAGGATTTCAGGAGTGCAGGCACCGTTAAGAGCTCAATTTTTAAGAGTAATTACCAACGAACTTGATAGGATTCAAAGTCATTTGCTTGCTAATTCAACATTTTTCAAGTGTCTCGATCATGAAACATTATTCATGCAAGTTCTGGACATGAGAGAATACATTATGGATTCTATTGAATTGCTAACTGGAAATAGGGTTAATATGGGTTGGAATGTAGTTGGTGGAGTTAAAATGGATGCCGATGAAAGATTTTTCAATCCTATTCTCGAAAATCTTAAAATTGTTGAAAAACAATTGCCTCTTACTCGTGAATTATATGCAGAAGGGCCTGTTGTGGCTTTAAGGTCAAAAGATGTAGGAAAAATGACCAAAAAAGAAGCTATTAAAGGAAGAGCAGTAGGGCCTATTGGAAGAGGATCAGGAATAAAATACGATTTTAGAGAAGAGCATTACACTTACAAGGACCATTTCGATTTCAAACCGATCTGGAGAAAGGAAGGAGACAATTATGCAAGAACTTTAAACAGGTTTGATGAAATTCCAGAATCCATTAGCTTAATAAGGCAAGCTATTGACAACATGCCTAAAGGAGATATAAGAACTCCTGTAGATATTAAAACAGGATTCGTAACTCATAAAAATGAGGCTCCTCGTGGTGAAGTTACCTATATGGTTGAAACTAACGGTAATCTAATAAAAAATATTTCCATAAGGACTCCTAGTATTTCCAACATCGATGCTTGCGCTAAATATATGTTGAAAGATGTGGCAACCATTGCTGATGCTGTTGCAACTTATGCTTCTAGTGATCCATGCATTGCATGTGCTGAAAGGGTAGCTATTACTAATGAACATAATCAGACAGTTAAAAAAGACTTATTTGAGGTAATTTAA
- a CDS encoding HAD hydrolase family protein: MKAKSYITDCEGPLSLNDNAYELADHFIEDGGELFKTLSLYDDYLVDVVKKEDYKAGNTLKLILPFFLNEGITNDDMVEFSRNNIFILKDSEDLINHIKNTMNHYIVSTSYGQYIEALSQYMDFPFENTFFTDVDMDMTITNNEKESINNFKKQILENPENYELFDKIFFEEIPKMGFYNSIKDIEVVGGEGKKIAIERIIEDENIDQNNIFYIGDSITDVEPLEFAKDHGGISVSFNGNKYSLKAAEIAIVSPSAAASLLIADLYNRNDKDAVLKFIGEYNQSENIEELLNRYNIDDSVKSKFLNTFSNKTYPLIKIITDDNFDEILDISSEMRNTIRGQNIGELG, from the coding sequence TTGAAAGCAAAATCTTACATCACAGATTGTGAAGGGCCATTGTCTTTAAATGATAATGCCTATGAATTGGCAGACCATTTTATTGAAGATGGGGGAGAATTGTTTAAAACTCTTAGCTTATATGATGATTATTTGGTTGATGTTGTTAAGAAGGAGGATTACAAGGCAGGCAATACATTAAAGCTTATACTTCCATTTTTCTTAAATGAGGGCATTACTAATGATGATATGGTTGAATTTTCCCGAAACAACATTTTTATCTTGAAGGATTCTGAAGATTTAATTAATCACATTAAAAATACAATGAATCATTATATAGTTAGTACTAGCTATGGTCAATATATTGAAGCACTCTCTCAATATATGGACTTTCCATTTGAAAATACATTTTTCACAGATGTAGATATGGATATGACCATTACAAATAATGAAAAGGAATCGATTAATAATTTCAAAAAACAGATTCTTGAAAACCCCGAAAACTACGAATTGTTTGATAAAATATTCTTTGAAGAAATTCCGAAGATGGGCTTCTACAACTCAATAAAGGATATCGAAGTTGTTGGAGGGGAAGGTAAAAAAATAGCTATTGAAAGAATAATCGAAGACGAAAACATAGACCAGAACAATATCTTCTACATTGGAGACAGCATCACTGATGTCGAACCATTGGAATTTGCAAAAGACCATGGTGGAATCAGCGTTTCATTTAATGGAAACAAGTATTCACTTAAGGCGGCGGAAATCGCTATCGTATCTCCATCTGCAGCTGCAAGTCTTCTGATTGCAGATTTGTATAATAGAAACGATAAGGATGCTGTTTTAAAGTTCATTGGGGAATATAACCAGTCAGAAAATATTGAAGAATTGTTAAATAGATATAATATTGATGATTCGGTAAAAAGCAAATTTTTAAATACTTTTTCAAATAAAACTTATCCGCTTATTAAAATTATAACTGATGATAATTTTGATGAAATTTTAGATATAAGTAGTGAAATGCGAAATACAATTCGCGGACAAAATATAGGAGAATTAGGATAA
- a CDS encoding respiratory chain complex I subunit 1 family protein, with the protein MYLMAEILINVIIAFLGGSLLLGLHRKIMARVQRRPGPPIIQNLLHSLKFFFKETDTPKTAAMPFYMGIIFILAVVWVIGVIAGPVTENSLLILFGVYAVYKIVEHNAGSSSGSPYGKMSCVRAVLSAATELPLFGAIVLVYAKTGTMNIAKIIGYQSVHGPLVAVIPLAALMFFTLLLTKSPYSPFAITKGKDLVTGYETEHFGVLRGFLMFSESVAWFVLCWLFLTVFFGPISILWLVVGLVLISVITGFINATTPMLSPNHAVMAQITICFVCFVGTIIMMII; encoded by the coding sequence ATGTATTTAATGGCGGAAATTTTAATTAATGTAATCATAGCATTTCTTGGAGGAAGTCTTTTATTGGGATTACATAGGAAAATCATGGCTCGTGTTCAAAGAAGGCCTGGACCTCCAATCATTCAAAATTTATTGCACTCTTTGAAGTTTTTCTTTAAAGAAACAGACACTCCGAAAACAGCGGCCATGCCATTCTATATGGGGATCATATTCATATTGGCTGTTGTATGGGTTATTGGGGTTATTGCAGGGCCAGTAACTGAAAATTCACTTTTGATTCTATTTGGTGTTTATGCGGTTTATAAAATTGTAGAGCATAATGCAGGATCAAGTTCAGGTTCTCCTTACGGTAAAATGAGTTGTGTAAGGGCTGTTTTGTCAGCAGCAACCGAGCTTCCTTTATTTGGAGCTATCGTTCTAGTTTATGCTAAAACAGGCACAATGAACATTGCAAAGATTATTGGCTATCAGTCTGTTCATGGGCCATTGGTAGCAGTAATACCTCTTGCTGCATTAATGTTTTTCACTTTATTGTTAACAAAGTCACCTTATTCTCCTTTTGCCATTACTAAAGGGAAAGATTTGGTTACTGGGTATGAAACAGAACATTTTGGTGTATTGAGAGGATTTTTAATGTTTTCAGAATCTGTTGCATGGTTTGTTTTGTGCTGGTTGTTCTTAACCGTATTCTTCGGACCGATTTCAATATTGTGGTTGGTTGTTGGTTTGGTTTTAATTTCAGTCATTACTGGATTTATAAATGCTACAACTCCTATGTTAAGTCCGAATCATGCTGTGATGGCTCAGATTACAATTTGTTTCGTGTGTTTTGTTGGAACAATTATAATGATGATTATATAA
- a CDS encoding HPP family protein: MRAKQLMDTKFAYIHANDAVEDVAKVMEEIRRFTCPVVDEDMKLIGWVTSFDITRGLREGIDKISDVMSSADEVETINENAPARLAVIMTADNHYVAVPVLNDNNQVVGIIRSCDIVKLLSALYDIKVSSIYEAMQKQLKGVSWEDLMEASAAVSRRATGRKITPEEYENNINNSTFGEAIWATGGLENFFAGLISVGELVLARRVGRARK; this comes from the coding sequence ATGAGAGCTAAACAATTGATGGATACAAAATTTGCATATATTCATGCTAATGATGCAGTGGAAGATGTTGCAAAGGTAATGGAAGAAATTCGTAGATTCACTTGTCCTGTTGTAGACGAAGACATGAAATTGATAGGTTGGGTAACTTCCTTTGACATTACAAGGGGACTGCGTGAAGGCATAGATAAAATTTCAGATGTCATGAGTTCCGCTGATGAGGTGGAGACAATAAACGAAAATGCACCGGCAAGATTGGCAGTAATAATGACTGCAGACAATCATTATGTCGCAGTGCCAGTTTTAAATGACAATAATCAGGTTGTCGGTATTATAAGATCATGCGATATTGTAAAGCTATTGTCAGCACTTTACGATATTAAGGTATCAAGCATATATGAAGCTATGCAAAAGCAGCTCAAGGGAGTAAGCTGGGAAGACTTAATGGAAGCTTCCGCTGCAGTTTCCAGAAGGGCTACTGGAAGAAAAATCACTCCTGAGGAATATGAAAACAACATAAACAATTCAACATTCGGTGAAGCTATTTGGGCAACTGGAGGTCTTGAAAACTTCTTCGCAGGCTTGATTTCTGTTGGTGAATTAGTTTTAGCACGTCGTGTTGGAAGAGCGAGAAAATAA
- a CDS encoding carbohydrate kinase family protein translates to MRILDNDIDVDVIGFGALNVDKLFSVENIACKDQESFVKSQKDTPGGSAANTIIGLSRLNRKTSIIGKIAEDDEGEVIELNLAFNGVYTNNLIYSSEGSTGKVLGFVDSEGNRALYVDAGVNDEIKIAEINPRNVNVSKIMHYTSFVGDSFKTQIELLDDLKEDMILSFDPGMIYVEKGLEALKPILERTNILLINESELRILYDDLEESSIEELAKKVLDSGIETVVVKKGSEGVYATTYTEKCDVPAFKSKVVDTTGAGDSFNSGFLYGQLNGFNLEQSCILGNFTASKAIEAIGMENFPTEEDLKKLINSW, encoded by the coding sequence ATGAGAATTCTAGATAACGATATTGATGTGGATGTAATAGGCTTCGGTGCTTTAAACGTTGATAAGCTTTTCAGCGTTGAAAATATTGCATGCAAGGATCAGGAAAGTTTTGTAAAATCACAAAAAGACACACCTGGCGGCTCTGCAGCTAACACCATAATAGGCCTTTCCAGATTGAACAGGAAAACATCCATCATCGGTAAAATAGCTGAAGATGATGAAGGTGAAGTTATTGAGCTTAATTTAGCTTTCAATGGTGTTTATACAAATAATTTAATTTACTCATCAGAAGGCAGTACAGGTAAGGTATTGGGTTTTGTTGACAGTGAAGGAAATCGTGCACTTTATGTTGATGCCGGTGTAAATGATGAGATAAAAATAGCCGAAATAAATCCGAGAAATGTCAATGTTTCCAAGATAATGCATTATACTTCATTTGTGGGGGACAGCTTTAAAACTCAAATAGAGCTTTTGGATGATTTAAAGGAGGACATGATTTTAAGCTTTGACCCTGGAATGATCTATGTTGAAAAGGGTTTGGAAGCACTAAAACCAATATTGGAAAGGACCAATATCCTTTTGATTAACGAATCCGAATTAAGAATTCTTTACGATGATTTAGAGGAATCATCCATAGAGGAACTGGCTAAAAAGGTTTTGGATTCTGGAATAGAAACCGTTGTTGTTAAAAAAGGAAGCGAAGGAGTGTATGCAACCACTTACACTGAAAAATGCGATGTTCCTGCCTTTAAAAGCAAGGTTGTAGACACCACTGGTGCAGGAGACAGTTTCAACAGCGGATTTTTATATGGCCAGTTAAACGGATTCAATTTGGAGCAGTCTTGCATATTGGGTAACTTTACAGCAAGCAAGGCTATTGAAGCTATTGGAATGGAAAATTTCCCTACTGAAGAGGATTTAAAAAAATTGATTAACAGTTGGTAA
- a CDS encoding DUF1959 family protein, translating into MNDEERLILMKQRIIQSFRWHKDIIVPIADEFGITEEEMADIFMNALDMSSLESLHSTLDSAEYIALKGQIYIDLRLCWLSRTLELVTPEQAEDIQIRLADAVYDHGKPYEDALEEGRAEILEILRNTSIKEE; encoded by the coding sequence ATGAATGATGAAGAACGTTTGATATTAATGAAACAAAGAATTATTCAAAGTTTCAGATGGCATAAAGATATAATTGTTCCAATAGCGGATGAATTTGGAATAACTGAAGAGGAAATGGCAGATATCTTTATGAATGCCTTGGATATGTCTTCTCTTGAATCACTGCATTCAACATTGGATTCTGCTGAATATATTGCTCTTAAAGGACAGATTTATATTGATTTAAGATTATGTTGGTTATCCAGAACTTTGGAATTAGTTACACCTGAACAAGCGGAGGATATTCAGATAAGATTGGCCGATGCTGTTTATGATCATGGAAAACCTTATGAAGATGCATTGGAAGAAGGTAGAGCAGAAATTTTGGAAATCTTAAGAAATACTAGTATTAAAGAGGAGTGA
- a CDS encoding NADH-quinone oxidoreductase subunit B family protein, protein MLNTIKDIVRKSSIHVCIVNCGGCNGCDVELVALLSPRYDLEQYGIYVHNNPREADVLLLTGAVTEQWVTDLKRIYDKAPEPKIVVAVGNCPISGDVFNQEGGKVHAPASNFIPVDASIPGCPPRPSEILEAILAVGPDAIAQRGREDG, encoded by the coding sequence ATGTTAAATACTATTAAGGATATTGTAAGAAAAAGCTCAATTCATGTTTGTATTGTAAATTGTGGGGGATGTAATGGTTGTGATGTGGAATTAGTTGCATTATTATCTCCAAGATACGATTTAGAGCAATATGGTATTTATGTTCACAACAATCCTCGTGAAGCTGATGTTCTATTGCTTACTGGAGCAGTTACAGAGCAATGGGTAACTGACCTTAAAAGAATTTATGATAAAGCACCTGAACCAAAGATTGTTGTGGCAGTTGGTAATTGCCCTATTTCTGGGGATGTATTTAATCAGGAAGGTGGGAAAGTTCATGCTCCTGCATCAAATTTCATACCTGTGGATGCATCTATTCCAGGTTGTCCGCCACGTCCAAGCGAGATTTTAGAAGCTATTCTTGCTGTTGGACCAGATGCTATAGCTCAACGTGGGAGGGAAGATGGATGA
- a CDS encoding energy-converting hydrogenase subunit EhaL family protein: protein MIDYLIYLLTFVIGSIAGLLWSYKIHSEPYVIMGIDTKSLVVAVIGWILVLNAYFSWILLAIGFFLVGFVLCERPGYGRKETVIGIVVGGVIYLICHLILMV from the coding sequence ATGATTGATTATTTGATTTACTTATTAACATTTGTCATAGGTTCCATTGCTGGACTGTTATGGAGTTATAAGATTCATTCAGAACCTTATGTTATTATGGGTATTGATACAAAATCACTTGTTGTTGCTGTAATAGGTTGGATTTTGGTTCTTAATGCTTATTTCTCATGGATATTGTTGGCTATCGGATTCTTCTTAGTAGGTTTCGTACTTTGTGAAAGGCCAGGATATGGTAGAAAAGAAACAGTGATTGGAATTGTGGTTGGAGGAGTGATTTATTTAATATGTCACTTAATTCTAATGGTGTGA
- a CDS encoding 4Fe-4S binding protein, with amino-acid sequence MDISFDKKIKSLEHSVYLKSVDLEDNNDDFKFELGDFQSEVELIAIGSDCVRCNLCVEVCPVDAIDEANLFKIAEIRQDDCVKCEICVQTCPITCIKIIKNLVEFSADEGDVVKYYLSERTIPHRIIRMEDIAIDYETCNAEGDVPKFCPTGAYTFEFKEYFEDHDIEVDIALEEDTLYPVIDKKLCIGCGACLVTSIGDFITLKRYVGSLINTKNLEINQDICVNCYLCEENCPTDAIKLENGEVVLDDDKCIRCIECTSCCPVGALKLVKEEEDE; translated from the coding sequence ATGGACATATCTTTTGATAAAAAAATAAAAAGTTTAGAACATAGCGTTTATTTGAAATCTGTTGATTTGGAAGACAATAACGATGATTTTAAATTTGAATTGGGGGATTTCCAATCTGAAGTGGAATTGATAGCTATTGGTTCTGATTGTGTTAGATGCAATCTATGTGTTGAGGTATGTCCGGTTGATGCAATCGATGAGGCCAATCTTTTTAAAATAGCTGAGATACGACAGGATGACTGCGTTAAATGTGAAATCTGTGTTCAAACATGTCCAATCACATGTATTAAAATCATTAAGAACCTTGTTGAATTCAGTGCAGATGAAGGGGATGTTGTTAAATATTACCTCTCTGAAAGAACCATTCCCCATAGAATCATTAGGATGGAGGACATAGCCATTGATTATGAGACATGTAATGCTGAGGGGGACGTTCCTAAATTCTGTCCGACAGGTGCATATACCTTTGAATTTAAGGAATACTTCGAAGATCATGATATTGAAGTTGATATTGCTCTTGAAGAGGATACTCTTTATCCGGTCATTGATAAGAAACTATGTATTGGATGCGGTGCCTGTCTTGTAACTTCAATCGGCGACTTTATAACTTTAAAGAGGTATGTCGGATCTTTGATAAATACCAAAAATCTTGAAATTAATCAGGATATTTGTGTAAACTGTTATTTATGTGAAGAAAATTGCCCTACAGATGCAATCAAACTTGAAAATGGAGAAGTTGTTTTAGATGATGACAAATGTATAAGATGTATAGAATGTACCAGCTGCTGCCCTGTAGGTGCATTAAAACTTGTAAAAGAAGAGGAGGATGAATAA